DNA from Clarias gariepinus isolate MV-2021 ecotype Netherlands chromosome 23, CGAR_prim_01v2, whole genome shotgun sequence:
CTGAATAGTCGTTTTGACATTGTTTTTTGCTAGCAAGGTAGGTAAGCAACTTTATTCTAAGCTAACAACTTGTTCTTACAAGCCACTGAAGTAAACAATGGATTTCAGTATATACTGGTCAAACTAGGTAAAATTAGATTAACAGTTTACAATGTAATAAAACACTGACCAAATTCCATACCAAGTTAGCTAGCTGGCTTGACTGTGTGGCGATTGGTTGGTCAAATTGTcaatttggatttttatttcatagtgATGGCTTTGCTTACTTGTTGCaaatcttccttttcttttattcatgtcCTTTTAGGCCAATGATGcctctgattattttcctatatggGGAACTTGTCAAGGCTTCCAGCAGCTGACGGTTCTGACCAGCAACAAGAATCTTCTGACATTAACCAACACTAAAGCAGTCGCTCTGCCACTCATCTTTGCTTCAGGTTAGTGCTCTTTtgtgcatacatcattttattatttttattaagccATACCATTATTGatattaattactttatttttgtaataactTCATAGCATGTTATTACCAGGCTTAATGTAATTCTGTACCTACCTATTATTGCACAGGAGCACAGAACAGCAGGCTGTTTAAAAGCTTCCCAAAGGACCTACTTCAGTCCCTTTCATCTGAGAACATCACATCCAACTTCCACAGCTGGAGCTTGTCCATACAGGTAGAATTGGAATTATATTTCAATACAACCACAATCGAGCTTTTAAAGTAGACAGATAATCTTTGACgcctaaaatgtgttttatgccAACAGAATTTCACCCGCAATGCCAAACTCAAGCGCTTCTACAAAGTCCTGACCACAAATACAGATGGCAGGAAGGAGTTTATTTCTACCATGGAAGGTGAGGAGCATCTGCAAAATCTGGGATAATAGTCCTGACTTTGTACTCCCAGTGgagaatgtatttttaaaatccgACTGATCCAAAAATGTTTAACCAGTTTGAATTTAACACAGCATTTTGTATATTTACATGACTATTCAATTAGTGGCGAGATTCATCTCTTGAGTACACTTAGGTTAGGGTTTTATTCGTCCCTAACAGTTAATGAAGCTGGATTTTACACTGTACACAGAGTTTGGCGGTTATTAAACTGCATGATGTTTACAGGTGGATCATTTATTGCCTTTATAAACTAAGGACAGCAGGTGATGGTGTCATAAATTgtcataaattattttaaattaaatctgtcTAAGTGCTGATGTGATGCTCATCTAAAAGCCAACAGCAGAATGTCATTGTATGCTAATCACCAAACATCTCCCAAATACAACACTggcagtggtaaaaaaaaaatcctagaaaTGATGCATGGTACGATTTTAACAGTTGTATAGTTTATCTTAGATTCTTATGTATTACTAATATTTAATTCTAATTAGGTTAATGGTATATTCAAATGCTCAAGGgtgtgactattttttttttgcagcttaCCGATATCCGTTCTATGCTGTTCAGTGGCACCCTGAGAAAAGCCAGTTTGAGTGGATAGACAAACCAGGCATGATCCATTCCGTCTCGGCCATCAGAGCTTCCTTCTACACAGCAGCCTTCTTCGTCTCTGaaggtttgttttaattttaatttgctgAAAATGTTGCACCATCttgcatttaatttctttttttttttttttttttttttaacccaaaataagttttttttttttttagggaaagCGTTCCATTTTTGGTCTTAAAATGGTCCTCTTCAGTGTTTTGTCTTGTAGCTTTTAAGAATAATTGTACCTCAAATCATAACATCCGAAATTGATTTAAATCGACAGTCTACCTACCCGTGATGGTCACAGCTCTCCAGTTCGCTGTAGTGGGTTCATGATGGCATGAGTGTATTTCTGTTTCAGTTTAGTCAAACTGTAAACTTCTATATTTCAGTCATGGGCCAATTGATCTTATCTTTACTGATGCATCTCTACTTGGTTTTAATGCTTTTATAATGAAAAGGCATTACAGTCAAGTCCATAgtccttttttttgggggggggggtgttgttTAATGGATACATTTGGTTCTGTTTCTTAAAACAACCAATATAATCCTGAACACAATTTTATGAATGAATCAGGTTGTGCATTTCTGTCAGACAGTACCATTTTAAATCTATGATGATTTTCAGTGTAATAACAACCGTGGTTTCAAATGCAAAGCAGTTTTGCATTTACCTTAACTATAGAGCTGCAACATCGTTCTCAGTTGATTGACTTTgtctagttaaatttatttattttttctcctcaCTGCAGCTATGAAAAACCAGCACCGCTTTCCCACACCAAGTGATGAGGAAAAGGCTCTTATTTACAACTACATTCCTGTCTTCAAAGGAGTTAACAGCATCTTCATTCAGAATTACTACTTTGATTAGATCTGCTCTTGGTACATGACGGTATTAAAGTCAATATCAAGCTGGTACTTGCTTTCTTAGATGTCTTATTGTGAGAGCAGCAGCATATTCACTGTAGCTAACatgaaatgattttgtttaattttatccTTTAACATTTTACTGTGAATCTTGTAGCACAAGCTGCACATCTGCGACActtgaatgtttgttttttgtggtttttatttataatttttttttttctcttcttgcttAAGTCACTTACTAATTTAGTGACTTAAAGCTGACAATTGTTGCATGTTTAAGATGAACCTAGTCGAACGTACCAGTGCTGTCCGATGTGAGTAGATCAGCGACGCTGTATTAGTACTGAGGTTGTACAACATGTAGATTCTTGTGATCAAGACCATCTTGTAGGTAGTCTTGCTTTTATTCCTATCTTGACTGTTTTTAATTAgcaggtttcactgtacatttGACAACACATTGCAGAATAAACCCGAGCATGAAgccttttaaaaacacattctgCTTTCtttcatgctttaaaaaaatatatatatattatttacagtaacatTACTAGTACCAATCGAGGCATATGACCAAAATTCAGTATGAACATGCAATTCAAAGTgcaatgttttcattatttggGTTCTTAAAGCAAGAAATTTTAGTGTTTTGGATGATTTTGAGGTCCGTGCAAAAATGTATGCATATACATGTTCAGACAAAACATCACAAACAAATGTCTTTTGTATGACCGTATTTAATAAagattatttttacttataatgTGCTAACTGGCCACTTTAATAAACTCCCTTGGTAGTGTGTAGTGGCACAATAGCATGGCTTTTATAAAGTATTGAAGGTGTTTCTTTTAAGGTTCGACTATATGCTATAAAATGTGACTTTAAAGGCATGCATATGGTTACCAAAAATAAtcagatatactgtaacatTCAAATACTCAATAGATAAGTGCCCCAATTTGTACCATAAATAAATTTCCTGTCCATTTACACCACCAGCAGTAGTCTGATAAACTGCTGACAAAAGACAAGCTGGGTTCATGGATTCAATTTGTTGCGGTGAAATGTTCTTATTTAGTCTACGTAAATAAGTGGTGCCATTCCCCAAATCTTGCATGCAAGTTTTACTAGATAGATATACTGTACCTATGGTATATGGGTATAGCTATACGTAGAGTGTATACTCTATTTACCTGCAGAACACAAAATACACTGACCATCATGCATATGTCTACACCTAGTTAGATCCACAGTTATCTGAGTTACTTTTGTTTCTGGCAGTTCAAATCTGGTAAGATTTCTCTGATCTCTTATCAGCAAGGTTTTTAAACCCACAGAACTGTCATTAATTCAGAATTGTTCtcaccattctgtgtaaactccaGAAACTGCTGCGCATGACATTTCCTAAATCATTAGCAGTTTATGATGTACTCAAACCAGCACTTTTGTTATGAACATTCATGCCATGCTTAAAGGGTACCTATTGGTTAAATCTTTTTGTCATTTATAGACATTAAGATATATTTTCATTGTGCATAAGGAAACAAAATTAACATTAACAGCATTAACACACTTTGGAAGAGTGCTAAGATGTACATTAACCTGTTAGAAATAGGAAAATATGGGACTTTTTAAAGTCCCAGAGATCACCCCTGTTATACTTTATGTGAACTTAAAATGAAGCACTTGACCTGTAGAGGTTCTGCATGATGTCAACATGTACCTTATTAAGTAGATAGTTGGTGTAGGTTTTGGGTTCTCCTTGTCCGACCAGGGTGGCTATGGCCCCTCAGGGCGTGGCTCTGAAAGTGGCCTCTGGGGTTGTGCTGTTGTCTTcagcaccaggatgttggcagcggATTCTTTGGGTGCTATGAGTTGGGGGTGAGGCCTCCGTAGATTGCACCTATTGTCTGATGCATCGCATGGGCACTCAATCGCATTGAGACCTGGGGAAATTGGAGGCGGGTCagacactttgagctctttgcCTGCAGGGACCCATGCAAGGCAGCCcatggtgcactgggtgttctggtgcctttcttgGACAGGAAGGGTTGGCCTTTGATTCCTGGGCATATGTGAGTCTCTGTGCCCATGAgactgtcaccagtttgctggtgtatatTTGGTTATTAGTGTGGTTCAGTTTACCTGGTGGTCTTATATTACAGCTGATTGGTATATTTTTCATACAGTGAATACTAACCATGCCCAATATCAACTTGCCTAATAGGACAAATCTGGCCTCACAGTGTTTTGCAAAAATTACTTCACCAGAAATGTTTCTTCTTAAGCTTTCATTTAAAATCCTTTACATAAGTAAACAACGAATAAAGTCCTGACATatgaacattaaacaaaaagatGTTATGTTGGCAAAGGGAGCATTCACTAAATGCAAGAATACTAATGTATGTACATATAAATGTAATCAAACAAAGGTATTGCTAATATTTTTACTGTACAAGTGTCCTTTTAGaatgattataaaaaatttaaaaaaaggccaaTCAAAATAACTGTGGGCAACTTTACTCTTTACCACACAATTTGTCAGCTCATTTCAACCTATTGTTTGATTATTGCACCTGATATGTTTTGCCACATGGTGGCACCATTTTAAAATGAGTCCCACaaactattgattttttttcttttttttttgagatgtaGTCTCATAACAATTACAATGAGCTTTGATTCTCTGAACATTTATTGTCTTGCATTTTAAAACGGTCAAACCTAAAGTTACATTAAATAACAACGAGATTGTAGCTTGTCCGTACAAACGTTCCGTTACAAAGCAGAAAAGAGAATCTTCATACAAAGCATTCGAGatatacaataaaatgaaaacaaaaagaaagtgcAGCTGCAAACAAAGCTGTACACTTACTTTAgagtacaaaaaaaactatgccTATGCTATGATTATCGAGATCAGCCTGTTCGATTTGATCAAGTTGATGTGATcagtcagcttttttttttttttttacaatgcaagtAATAGCATACAGAAAATAAAGGATATAGTGAACTATCCAAGACATCTAGCTTTGCAATAACCACGGTTTGGATCGGATTAATACTGTCAACTTCTGATATGTGCTTTGGATATATTACTATAACAGTATCATGCACATTAAATCAGTACATTACATACAAACTGTCAAGTGTCATATAGATTATAGAGTAGGTGGTTTAgtacaaataaaacagtaaGTTATTATAGTGTAAAATCACATGTGTAAAAACTTGCGAATAAAGATGTTACAATATGAAAACCTCTTATGGAAACAGTAATTAAAACATGAACTTGTGCGGTCATATTTACAACTAATCATGATGATTGAACACAGGACACAGTGGTcttaaatgccataaatgttaaaGATTATTCATAGATTTGTAAAAATTTGTGCAACAATATTTGCGTACTAATGTACTAATTTCTCATGTAGCCCAAAAAGACTCTTCTGTCTGAATATCTTTgcctcacatacagtaccattAAACCCAGGTCTTCAGtagtatttgtatttgtttgacttcctggaatggtttaaaaaatatatgactTTTTCATACTTCGTCAGGATTATCTAATACTATAAGAGCTAAACCTTCCCGCTGTTTCAaagataaaattattattattattattattattatatatttgatTCACATCAGATTACTTGTGGTACGCAAAATGTCCCGGGGCAGATGAGTGGATCGACAGATTGGGAAGAATTCAGACTGTAGATGCATATAGGCTATCATCAATAGTCGTTCCAGGTGATGACACAAAGTGAAACACTGGCTAGTTTGAGGTTGatattttttagatttcacCTTGGTGACATTAAACATCCTTAGCATATCCTCACCAGTAAAACTACAGTGGGCTGGGCTGTCattggctttttatatccagTAATATatcccggagaaaacccaccaagcacggagggAAGGTGCAAACAGAACTGAGACGGGATTTAATCCCTCatccccggaggtgcaaggccacaataCTAACCACTACCCCACAGTGCCACATAGAGGTGGGAAATTAATCAAATCTAACATTCAGAAATTCTATTCAATGTAATTATTAACCtctaagaaatttatttatttattcaatcatTCATTCTAATACTGTTTATGTATTATCCCCTTAAAAAATGtgcatgtagtcacatgacttcACCCCATCCAGTCTGCGACATGGAAGCAACATGGAGAACTCTttcactgggaaaaaaaatcccaggtttaataataaagcatatttacagtacaaaccGTGTTTGTGCTtacaaagggaaaaaaggaaaaaaagttcaaTTAATTGTTATATTGATTTGAGGTCAAATTGCCCAGCACAAGTCACACGtgtaataatattaaacaaaatagaTCATTTATCTGTTATATTTGTCcctaaatatgttttaaaaaaggactaaatgaaaatatttattgaaatagtataaaactaaaaatatacaTTGACCATAAGGTCTAATGTCTAACGTCTTCTTTATTATGGATTTGCTGGATAGAGCTggatatttgttaattttgcataattttgtaatttttagacatttagattGGTCTCAAGTATgtcaacaaataaacaaacaaaagagcATTCCTTGCTTTTTGTCCtgtctttatatattttataatataataataatattgtgacctcatataagaataGCCCCTCCCTCCCTTGTTGTTCAGCTCTGCTGTACTCTGGAGGGGTGTGGCTCAGCCAAAGCTCACTTACATAGATGCTAAAACTGTGCATttagaagaagaataaaaaaaagcatggttagacataaaaaaatgcatttactccatttaacatgttaaaaatTAACTTGCTAAAAGTATAGctaaatatgggacctttaaggtTTATTATGCCATATGTGAGAATTTGTAAGATaggttaattatttaattaattgaatttaatagttaaattataatttttttaattgtttaattgtttaatagTTTAATCGACGCCATTTGCAACAATCCAAAGACCATATCGTTATTCACATAATCATATATTTCTGCCTCATAATCATACATTTCTACTCTTGACTATCCTTGCTactgcaatttttttacttCGTAGTCAGATTTCGTTTCTGATTTGGATGTGGGTTTATTGAAATCCTGTAGAGTATTTCCTGATGGAATACCTGTCttggcttttattttaaaaaaaagctccttTCCAATGCCGAGACAACTTTTCATTTATCCTTTTATTAAACTGCAAATAGGGCTATACAAAACACATTATGGTAAAGATAGGCAGTTCATGTTTTAATGAACATTTCCATAATCAGAACATTGTAACTAAGCTTTATTTTACACTGTTTATCATGTTTAACAGCTATGTGAGATATAGTGTAACATCAGTTTAATATCAGATATGCTAAAGTGACTGTACTGTAAACCACAGGGGACtgtcttgtttttaattaagCTACTAAGCGAAGTGTGTAGATAGAGAACCTGCCTTCGTCTAAACTCTAGCATTCATTAAAAATGCACTACAGAGTTTTGGAAACCTAATATCTACCCACTGCATCTGTAGTaattacaacaaaaagaaattcaacactttttttcttttgtactgTACTCAGGGGCAATTGTTGAATCCCTTTTATAACGGCTGACACAGTATTCTCACTATGTCCAGGTGgatttccagtttcctcccacctaAAAACATTCCTGTAGGTGGACTGGCTTCTCTGAAACACACGTGTTTCTAGTAAACtggttttctttgcttttcgTAGTACAGGGAAAAATGCCAGCATTTTCAACtgttaattaaacacacactagggaTATAGTGGTTCGACATTAGGTTGAATGATAAGTGGAGGAACAGTGgagttgttttctttaaaacagcaaaaatgcaaaaatcagTGGCATTCAGTCCATATTCTTAAACGGGTCCTGTTTGTTTTACCCTCACTTTGGCGTTaagatttaaacaaatttttaaataataagcgTTTGATTGCTTGTTTCGACTGTAAGCCCTGTGCgatttttacagtaaatatgtgCGAAGCCTCATTGTGGAGCGGTCGCATTGGCGAGAACCTTGACTAAGACACAGAAAACAAGGAACATTGAGAAACATCTTATCCGTAGAGAGGCCATTCCGACAAGCAATTAAAGAGCAAGGCCAGTTGGCTGCAACTTCACCATGATAAAACACACTGCGCTATTGTACTGCTTCAAAAAATGCACTAGATGCATCCATACAAAAGAAAAGAGGATATGTACTGTAGAGTACTATAATAGCCGGTTGAAATACGTTATTATGCATTAAGATCCTACTAAATACTGCTATCCTGTTGAGTTCTGACAGTGCAAGAATTGCTGAAGATGAAATTTGGCAGGTTTTCAACACGTTTCTTTACAGCTAATGCTAAATAGTAGCTTTGCACCAGGGAACGAAATCCTCCTCAGTAAGCACGGCTACAACTTTTTACCAATGCCTTTCTTCTCTTGCACTGTTAAAGAATCAACCCACGCCACACTGACTGAACATGAACGTGCTGTCGCTGGTGCAGATAAATGAAAGACCGTACAAGCCAAAGacaatcactttaaatattGAGCAGGTATCTGGAAAAAAATCTCTGGTATTCTGTGCCCTTACTTTTCTAACAAATTTTTCTCCTTCGCTTTGTTCTCCTCCTTATTAGAGGTGGGTATCCTCCTCTTGATTGTCTTCCTCCTCTTTTCCCGACTTGTTAGGCATG
Protein-coding regions in this window:
- the zgc:171566 gene encoding zgc:171566 — translated: MRHPALVCAVFAAWVCSFPAPASCGGHLNYRPVIGVLAQENLEGDHDAKGSSYIAASYVKYLESAGARVVPIRINETEEEYSKLFYSINGLLLPGGDVNIEESQFSRVAKIFYELAIKANDASDYFPIWGTCQGFQQLTVLTSNKNLLTLTNTKAVALPLIFASGAQNSRLFKSFPKDLLQSLSSENITSNFHSWSLSIQNFTRNAKLKRFYKVLTTNTDGRKEFISTMEAYRYPFYAVQWHPEKSQFEWIDKPGMIHSVSAIRASFYTAAFFVSEAMKNQHRFPTPSDEEKALIYNYIPVFKGVNSIFIQNYYFD